AAATGTTTTTCGGGTTATGGCATTGGGAGATATTGTCGGGGATGCCGGGCGGAAGCTTCTTCAGACAAAACTTATCCATCTTCAGCGCAAGTATCTACCAGATCTGGTGGTTGTGAATGGGGAAAATGCAGCTCATGGATTTGGCATCACCAAAAAAATTGCGGAGGAGTTTCTTAACTGGGGGATAGATGTTATCACCTCGGGGAATCATATCTGGCAGAAAAAGGAGATTTTTGATTTTATTGAAGAAATGCCTCAGCTTATCCGGCCGCTCAACTATCCTCCGGGAACACCTGGCAATGGTTTTTATCGTCTGCAAAAAAAGGATATGGATGTTGTGGTGGTCAACATCATGGGGCGTATTTATATGGAGCCTATTGATTGTCCTTTTCGGGCGATGGATGAGCTTTTGAAGCAGTTGGAGGGGGAAAATGTACTGGTGCTTGTGGATTTTCATGCTGAAGCTACCAGCGAGAAACAGTTGATGGGGTGGTATCTCGATGGGCGTGTTCATGCGCTTTGGGGAACCCATACGCATATTCCTACGGCAGATGAGCGCATTCTGCCAAAAAAGACAGCATATATTACGGACATTGGTATGTGTGGGGCGGTGTATTCGGTTATCGGGATGAATGTTTCAGAGTCCCAGCGGCGGGTGATTCAACATCTCCCTGTGCGTTTTTCTCCTGCTACCGAGGGGGAACTTGAGCTTCAAGGGATTTTGATAGATTTTGACAAAAAAAGCAAGAAGCCTCTGTTGATCCAGCGCATTGTAGAGAGGATGGAGGGGTAAGGGGAATGTGGCAGTATCGCAAGTGATGTTTCGGAGGGAGTATGGTTACTTTTGTGCTTTCGGGGAAAAGCATAAAGAGAAAAATATTTTCTTACGGGGATGTTTAACTATCCTTTTTCGGTCTCAAAGTAGTATGGGAATAAAATAAGAAGAAAAAATGTGAGAAAAGGACGAGTTTTTAAACCGGGAATTACTATCACCAGGAAGAGTTCTCCGTCATAAGTGGATCGGTAAAGAGGGAAGAGTATTTCAAAAATAAGCTATTACCGTATCACAGTGGAGACCTGGGAGGTGATATGCTGTGATAAGGTGATAGCTATTACCCTGTTTCAGTCTTCAGATTTTTGCTGTGACAAGGGAGTAGCTATTACCATTTTGCAGTCTTGAAGGGACTGGCTGCAATAAGGTAATATCTGGGTACTGTGAAAAGGTAATAGCTTTTTCTCGAGATGGAAATAAAGCTCTGGCTGTGACAAGGTAATAGCAAATAGGCTATTACCCTACTTCAGTTCAGTGTTGATGTTTTCGCTGCGATAAGGTAACAGCATCTTTTGGAAATATCCGGTTAAACGTTTAACTAAAACCTTTTCTTTTTATTGGTATGAGAAGAGAAAGTATAACAAAGCCAAAACTGTCGAAAACAATTTAAAATGTCACACTTTGTGCAAATAGAAATGTCACCTTTTAAAATACTGCAACTAAAAAAACGAGAGGTTGCAGATGAGAGAGGTGATAACGATGACACTTAAAGCACAGAAGAGGGCAAAAATACTGGAGATGGTAAAGAACAAGAAAATCAAGCAGAAAGATGCTGCAATAATACTGGGGATTTGCAGAAGGCAACTTATTCGAATTTTTAAAGAATATTTATCAAAGGGTGATGAAGCCCTCAATCACAAATTAATAGGCAAACCGGGGAATCACAGAATTAGCAGTGATATCAAAGAGAAAATTATGCAGATAGTACGGAATAATTATAAAGGTTTTAAGCCGACATTTATAGCTGAAAAGCTTTATGAGGAACATCATATAAAAATAGGAGCATCAACGCTTCGTTTATGGATGATGGAAACAGGATTGTGGAAGAAAATAAGAAAAACTGCGAAACACCGTACCAGAAGGCCGAGAAAAGAGCATTTTGGAGAAATGATTCAAATGGACGGCAGCATTCACGACTGGTTTGGGACAGGCAAAGAAGTCTGTCTGATGAATATGGTGGATGATGCTACAGGCACATCTTACGGTCTTTTCGACACAGGAGAAACGACACAAGTAGCGCTGCAATGTTTGTTTGACTGGATAATGAAATACGGTATTCCTTATTCGATCTATTGTGATTATAAAAGCCTGTTCTATACGAAACGGGAAGCGACCATAGAAGAACAGCTTGCAGGGAAATTGCCTCTAACAAAGTTTGGAGAGGTCTGCCATAGGCTGGGGATAGAAATGATATATGCCCATAGTCCCCAGGCAAAAGGACGCGTAGAGAGATGGAATGGGATCCATCAGGACAGGTTAATAGCAGAAATGAAACTAAAAACATAAAGGATATTGACAGTGCCAATCGTTTTTGAAAGAATATTACTGGGAAAAGAATAACCGAAAATTTAGTAAAAAACCTCTGTCGGATGAAGATTTTCATATTGCATTAATGCCTGATCAGGACTTAAGGAACTATGTTTGTTATACGGCCGAGTGCAAAGTCTATAGAGATTATACAATAAAGTTTTCTAAAAGAATATACCAGATTGAAAAGAAACAACCTATAGCCATAAAACCCGGGGACAATGTTATCTTAAAAACCTGGCTTGATGGAAGTATACATATTTTTAAGAAAAATATCGAATTGAACTTTTTTGAAATAGATGATTATGGTCGTAGAGTTTCGGCATAAAAAAGTGACATTTCTATTTCAATAAAAAGGTGACATTTTAATTTATTTGACAGAGAAAAAGTTAACAAAACTTGCTTTTTTCCGATGTTTTGTATATAATAAAATCAAAGAAAGGAGTAGATGCAATGGGGCTTTTTGGCATTTTTGCAAGGGCTTAAAGGTGAGCGCGTTTGGTATTTATCTGTATAGTATCCTTTGGGCGTTTCGCCCAGCGAGAGATATTTTTTGATAATAAACGAAAAACATCTATATTTTGAAAAAAAGGAGAATAGGTATGAAAGATAAAGTTTATATATTTGATACCACGTTGCGCGATGGGGAGCAATCTCCTGGCGCCAGCATGGGGATAAACGAAAAACTCAAAGTGGCTCTCCAGCTTGAAAAATTGGGAGTGGATATTATAGAGGCTGGTTTTGCGGTATCGTCTCCTGTCCAGTTTGATGCTATTCAACTTATTGCTCAGGAGGTAAAAAACGCCGTTATTGCTTCTCTTGCACGGGCTGTGGAAAAAGACATCGATGCGGCGGCTCAGGCACTCAAGTATGCTCAGAGAAAAAGGATTCACACCTTTATTGCTACTTCACCCATTCATCGTGAGTTCAAACTCAAGAAAACAAAAGAAGAAATCCTCAAGCAAGCTGTGTATGCGATTCAGTATGCAAAACAATACACCGATGATGTAGAGTTTTCTGCTGAGGATGCCACCCGTACGGAATTGGATTACCTTGTTGAGGTGGTAACCGCTGCTATTGACGCAGGAGCAAAAACCATCAATATTCCGGATACGGTAGGGTATACGGTTCCTTCAGAGTTTACAAAGATTATTCGTACTCTCAAGGAAAAGGTTCCCAATATCAATCAGGCTGTTCTTTCTGTTCACTGTCACAACGATCTGGGGCTTGCTGTTGCCAATAGTCTTGCAGCTATTGAGGCTGGTGCTCGTCAGGTAGAGGTGTCTGTAAACGGTATAGGGGAAAGGGCAGGAAATGCTGCCATGGAAGAGATCGTGATGGCACTTGAGCTTCGCAAGGATATTTTTGGTGTGGAAACAGGCATTGTGACTCAGGAGATCTACAAGACAAGTCGTCTCATTGTCTCTGTGACAGGTATTCAAGTGCAGCCCAACAAAGCCATTGTTGGAAAGAATGCTTTTTCTCACGAGGCGGGTATTCACCAGGATGGGGTACTCAAGGAGAGACGTACTTACGAGATCATGAAGCCCGAGCAAATTGGTCGTACACATTCTGAGATTGTGCTGGGGAGACATTCAGGGAAACATGGTCTGCAAGCCCGTTTAAAAGAGCTCGGGTATACTATCCAGGGTGACGATTTCGAGAAGGTTTTCCAGAAGTTTACCGAGGTGGCGGATAAGAAAAAGGCCGTTTATGATGACGAGTTGATAGCGATTGTCTCAGAGTGTCTCTCGATTGATATGCCAGAGATGCTCTTTCTTGAGCATGTGCAGATCATGAGTGGAAGCAATGCCTTGCCTACGGCAACCGTCGAACTGAAAAAGAATAATCGTATCATCAGAGAGGCAGCGATAGGGAATGGCCCTGTAGATGCTATTTACAAGGCTATTAATCGTATAGCAGGTATTTCTCCCGAATTAGAGGATTATGGGATCTCTTCAATCTCTATCGGGCAGGATGCGATGGGAGAGGCTATGGTTTCCCTTAAGTATGAGGGGAAAGTATACTCTGGCCATGGGTCGAGTACCGATGTGCTTGTTGCCTCCGCCAAAGCTTACCTCAACGCGATGAATAAGATTCTCTACCTCGAGAGGAAGAAAGAAGAAAAATAAAACAACAGGGTTATTACGTGGGTCATCGTATGATGACCCATTTTTTTTGTTTTTTTACGAGCTTTTCTCTATACTATGATAAGAATCTTTTTAGGGTAGGTGTATGCGGTATCTTTTGATCGGTTGGACACGAAGAACATCCTTTGAGACGGCGAAGGTACTTCTTGCAAGGGAAGCAGAAGTGTACGTTTCCGATACGGTTGATAATGAGGAGAAACAGGCTCTCTTGCGAGAACTCAATCACCCGCGTCTTTTTAGCCTGTTGGGAAGGCAATCAAAAGACATCCTTGATGAAGTACAACCGGATGTGGTGATGCCAAGCCCCGGCGTTCCTCTGACGATTCCTCTGATTGAAGAGGCGAAGAAACGAGGGATTCCCGTGTTTGGGGATATTGAGCTTTTTTACAGGTTTCATCCGGAGGTGTACTACTACGCTATTACCGGCACGGATGGAAAAACTACTACAACGACGCTTTCTCATGCTCTCATCAGTGCCTATAAACCTGCCCTTGTGGGGGGAAATATAGGGACAGCGATTTTTGAGCATGAGGCTGCCGTGGCTTCTGTAAAGGAGATGGTGCTTGAGCTTTCCAGTTTTCAGCTTGAAGAGATTGTGAATTTTAGACCAAGAATTGCGGCTTTTCTCAATCTTGCTGAGGATCATCTGGATCGTTATCCTGATCTCGACGCCTACTTCGAAGCAAAAAAGAGGATTTTTCTCAATCAGACGCCGGATGATGTGGCAATTGTGAATGCAGATAGTCCGTATTTTGAGCAAGTTACGGCGGGTGTGAAGAGCCGTATTCTTACCTTTAGCCGGAAGTCCCGTGCGGATATGATGTTTTATGATGGGGGTATATACTACGGGGAGAAACTTCTGGTAAAACAGGAGGAACTGAAGCTCAAAGGGGTACACAATATTGAGAATGTTATGGCAGCTTCGCTGGTGGCTTTGATGGCGGGAGTTCCGATGGAGGTTATCCAGAACACTCTCCGTGAATTTCGTGGGCTGGAGCATCGTCTTGAGCTTGTTGGAAGCTACAATGGTGTAGAGGTTTACAACGATTCCAAGGCAACAACGGTGAATGCCTTAGAAAAGGCTTTGGAGAGTTTTGATGTTCCTGTGATTCTTATTGCCGGGGGACTGGATAAAGGGCTTGATTTTACGTTGGTAAAAGGCCTGGTATACAAAAAGGTGAAAACCGTGATTCTTTTGGGACAGGCGGCAGAAAAGATTGATAGTGCCTGGCAATTTCCCCATACTACTAAAGTGCCTTCTCTTGAGGTGGCGGTAGAGACAGCTTTTTCACACGCAAAACCAGGAGAAGTGATTCTCTTTTCCCCAGGGTGTGCGAGTTTTGACATGTTTAAAAACTACGAGGAACGGGGAAGGGCTTTTAAGGCTTTCGTCCAAAAGAGGCAGGGGTAAGAGGGGGTTGTGGAGTATCAGAGGGAAGGGTTTTTCGTCTCGACTCCCCCAATGAAAAGCTTTGAGGGTGAGATCTTACCGCGTGCAATCGTGATTGCCGCGTGGGAGAAGCGCTCTTCCCTTGTTCCAGTTTTGGTTTGAAGTTCCCATTGCAACAAGGGAAGAGCATGGATTTTCC
This sequence is a window from Thermospira aquatica. Protein-coding genes within it:
- a CDS encoding TIGR00282 family metallophosphoesterase, which produces MKAENVFRVMALGDIVGDAGRKLLQTKLIHLQRKYLPDLVVVNGENAAHGFGITKKIAEEFLNWGIDVITSGNHIWQKKEIFDFIEEMPQLIRPLNYPPGTPGNGFYRLQKKDMDVVVVNIMGRIYMEPIDCPFRAMDELLKQLEGENVLVLVDFHAEATSEKQLMGWYLDGRVHALWGTHTHIPTADERILPKKTAYITDIGMCGAVYSVIGMNVSESQRRVIQHLPVRFSPATEGELELQGILIDFDKKSKKPLLIQRIVERMEG
- a CDS encoding ISNCY family transposase; its protein translation is MREVITMTLKAQKRAKILEMVKNKKIKQKDAAIILGICRRQLIRIFKEYLSKGDEALNHKLIGKPGNHRISSDIKEKIMQIVRNNYKGFKPTFIAEKLYEEHHIKIGASTLRLWMMETGLWKKIRKTAKHRTRRPRKEHFGEMIQMDGSIHDWFGTGKEVCLMNMVDDATGTSYGLFDTGETTQVALQCLFDWIMKYGIPYSIYCDYKSLFYTKREATIEEQLAGKLPLTKFGEVCHRLGIEMIYAHSPQAKGRVERWNGIHQDRLIAEMKLKT
- a CDS encoding 2-isopropylmalate synthase, which gives rise to MKDKVYIFDTTLRDGEQSPGASMGINEKLKVALQLEKLGVDIIEAGFAVSSPVQFDAIQLIAQEVKNAVIASLARAVEKDIDAAAQALKYAQRKRIHTFIATSPIHREFKLKKTKEEILKQAVYAIQYAKQYTDDVEFSAEDATRTELDYLVEVVTAAIDAGAKTINIPDTVGYTVPSEFTKIIRTLKEKVPNINQAVLSVHCHNDLGLAVANSLAAIEAGARQVEVSVNGIGERAGNAAMEEIVMALELRKDIFGVETGIVTQEIYKTSRLIVSVTGIQVQPNKAIVGKNAFSHEAGIHQDGVLKERRTYEIMKPEQIGRTHSEIVLGRHSGKHGLQARLKELGYTIQGDDFEKVFQKFTEVADKKKAVYDDELIAIVSECLSIDMPEMLFLEHVQIMSGSNALPTATVELKKNNRIIREAAIGNGPVDAIYKAINRIAGISPELEDYGISSISIGQDAMGEAMVSLKYEGKVYSGHGSSTDVLVASAKAYLNAMNKILYLERKKEEK
- the murD gene encoding UDP-N-acetylmuramoyl-L-alanine--D-glutamate ligase, translated to MRYLLIGWTRRTSFETAKVLLAREAEVYVSDTVDNEEKQALLRELNHPRLFSLLGRQSKDILDEVQPDVVMPSPGVPLTIPLIEEAKKRGIPVFGDIELFYRFHPEVYYYAITGTDGKTTTTTLSHALISAYKPALVGGNIGTAIFEHEAAVASVKEMVLELSSFQLEEIVNFRPRIAAFLNLAEDHLDRYPDLDAYFEAKKRIFLNQTPDDVAIVNADSPYFEQVTAGVKSRILTFSRKSRADMMFYDGGIYYGEKLLVKQEELKLKGVHNIENVMAASLVALMAGVPMEVIQNTLREFRGLEHRLELVGSYNGVEVYNDSKATTVNALEKALESFDVPVILIAGGLDKGLDFTLVKGLVYKKVKTVILLGQAAEKIDSAWQFPHTTKVPSLEVAVETAFSHAKPGEVILFSPGCASFDMFKNYEERGRAFKAFVQKRQG